Genomic DNA from Candidatus Koribacter versatilis Ellin345:
TGAAGGCGCTTCACCAATTCCGCGTGTTCCTTCGGCTCGGGCTCATGAACCCGCATCAGCTTCTCGTCGCGCAGCCCGCAGAGAAATTCAATCTGCCGGAACTGCTGCGACTGGAAACCACTCGCCGGTTCTAATTTGTCACGGAAGGCGAGAAAATGGGTCGGAAGCATCGTTTCGAGGATCGTGAACTGGCTCACCAGCACCCGCAGTACTTCAGTGCATCGCCGCAACAATCGCGCCGCCTCGTAAACTTCATCTCGCGCCCGCGGATCACGTGCCACCGCCTGCAAACAACGGACCACCGCCTCGAGATCGTGCAGCAGTTCCTTGAACCACAACTCGTAGGTCTGATGAATCACGATGAAAAGCAATTCATCATGCCGAGGTGGTTCGGACTGCAGTTGCTGAAGCGAGAGTAACTCAGGGATCTTCAAATACGACCCGTATGTCAGCTTATGCTCGTCACCCGCACCGTTCCCGTGCGCCACCGGACATCCGCTGGAACTGCGAGCTTCAACCGGTGCGGTGCTCTCCGCTTCAACCTTCAGCCCCAGGAATCTCGCCGCATTTGCATTCAGCAGCTTCTTCTTTGCCGAACCGTCGATCTTGCAAGTCCGAATCAATTTACCGATTCGCTCTTCTCCCAACGGAAACGGATAATCGGATCCCAGCACGACTTGGTCTTCTCCCATCGTGCTGATCAGGAAGCACAGAGCCTCCTCGTCGTACACCGCGGAATCCACATAAAACCGGTTCACGTATCTGCGCGGCGGAAGTTCCGACTTTCCGCGTGCCACCGGATGATGCGACCACGCGTTCTCCATGCGTCCAAGCAGGAACGCGAAGCTGCCGCCCCCATGCGCGAAGCAGATGCGCAGGTTCTCCGGCAATCGATCGAACGCCCCGCTCAAGATCATCGTCACGATGCCAAGCTGAGTCTCCGCCGGCATCGCGACCGTCCACGGCGCCATGTAATTCGGCATGCGATCGCGCGCCATCATGTCCCACGGATGCACCAACACCGCTGCGCCGACGCTCGCGCAATGATGTAGGAACGTCTCGATCCCGGCGTCGTCGAGGTTCTTCTCGCCAACATGATTGCCAATCTGCACGCCAAGGTGCCCGTCCTTAATCGCCCGATCGAGTTCCGCGCATGCGAGATCAATGTCTTGTAGCGGCACCTGGCAAAGTGCCTTCAGTCGTCCCGGCGCGCGTGCACACAACTCCAACGCAGCGTCGTTGAAAATCTTCGCGCACTCCAGAGCCTGGTCCGCCGGACGGTCGTACGCAAACAGCACCGGCGTCGCCGAGATGATCTGCAGGTCTACGCCATCGCGATCCATCTCCGCCAAGCGGACGTCCATGTCCCAACATGCCGAGTAGATTTTCCGAAACTCACGGTCGCCGAGCATGATCGTCGCCTTGCCCGGTTCCGTATGCTTGATCCACGGCCAGTCCGGCGTGCCGAATTTCGCGGCAAGGTCCGGCCAGCTCTCCGGAAAGAAATGATTGTGAATGTCGATCGTCTGCATGTTTACTGCTTGCCCGGATGCACCGTGCCGCAATGCTTGCAGCGGCGTAACTCTTCGTTGGAATAGAACTGTTCAAACAGCGGTGGCAGATCTTTCACAATGCTCTTCAGCTTCACTTCCGCGCGATGCACCAGTTGATGGCAATTCGGGCAATACCACTCGAACGCGTCCACCGTGCCCTCGGGTCGCGGCATCTCCACCACCATGCCGATCGTATTCGGCCCGCGTTGCGGCGAGTGACGCATGTGCTTCGGCAGCAGGAACACTTCACCCTCGCGGATAGGGATCTCCACCGGCGGCTTGCCAACTTCCTCAATCACGCGCAGCTTGATGTCGCCCTGCAATTGGTAGAAGAATTCTTCCGTCGGATCGTCATGGAAATCGCGCCGCTGGTTCGGTCCGCCGACCACTGTCACCATGAACTCGCCGTCGTCCCAAACCTGCGCATTACCGACCGGCGGTTTCAGCTTCTCCTTGTTCTGCTCGATCCAACCGTGCAGGTTGAAGGCCTTCAGCGTCTTGATTGACGGCATCGTTTCCTCTTATTTCGCGAGCGGTTTGTATGCCACCGCGCGGATTTCAATCAGCAAGTGCGGATGCGGCAATTGATGCACGGCTACAGTTGTCCGCGCCGGCCCATCGTAGTCAAAGAACTCACCGTACACTTCGTTATATCCCGCGAAGTCGTTCATGTTCACGAGATACGTCGTCACTTCGGCTACGTCTTTCAGCGTTGCGTCGGCACTCGCCAGGATGTCGCGCACGTTCTCAATCACCGCGCGCGTCTGCTCACGGATGTCGAGTCGCGTTGTTCCCAGCGCATCCACTTCCGCGCCTGCGATCGAATTATCGGCGCGCCGCGAACTCGTTCCCGACACAAACAGAAAGTCTCCCGCGCGCTTGATGTGCGGATATTTACCGCGTGGCTTGGCTCGACCTTTCAGGACTTTGCTTTCCATCGTTACTCGGTCCGAATGCAGATGTTGTTCAACTCGGAATAGAAATTCAGCGAGTGCATCCCGCCCTCGCGCCCAATTCCCGATAGCCCAACTCCGCCGAATGGCGTGCGCAAATCGCGCAGGAACCAGCAATTCACCCACGTGATGCCTGCATTCATCTGCGGCGCCACGCGGTGCGCCCTCTGCAAATCACTCGTCCAAATTGAAGCCGCCAAACCATACCGCGTATCGTTCGCCAGCGCCACTGCTTCTTCTTCGGAATCGAACGGTGCAACGTGGCACACCGGTCCGAAGATTTCTTCTTTCACGCAGCGCGCCGATTCCTTCAGTCCCGTGAAGATCGTTGGCTGTACATAGAAGCCGCTATCGCGGCCATCACCAAACGTCGGCACGCCACCGCCGATTACGACAGTTGCGCCCTCTTCGCGCGCCAGGTCGAAATAAGACAGAACTTTCTCGCGATGCACCTTCGAAATCAGAGGCCCCATCGATGTAGCCGGTTCCATCGGCCATCCCAGGTCATAACTCTTCGCGCGCTCCGTCAGAGCCGCGACAAACCTATCGAAGATTCGTCTTTCCACGTACACGCGCTCTGCACACAGACAAACCTGGCCGGTGTTGAGGAACACCGCATCACTCATGCCCGCGATGGTCGCGTCGAAATCACAGTCAGCAAAAATGACGGCGGCATTCTTGCCGCCCAACTCAAACGAAACCGGCTTCACGGTCGGCGCGCAAGCCCGCATAATAGAGGCGCCCGTCTGCGACTCCCCCGTAAAAGTCACCGCGTTCACGCCCGGATGGCTGACCAGAAACTCACCCGCCGAGTTTGGCCCGAACCCGTGCACCACGTTATAGACGCCATCGGGTACGCCCGCTTCCTGCATCACTTCCGCTAGCAGTGTCGCGGTCGCTGGCGTCTCTTCCGACGGCTTCACCACCACCGCGTTTCCGCACGCCAGTGCCGGAGCCACCTTCCACGTCAGTAGCAGCAGCGGCAAGTTCCACGGAGTCACGATCCCAACTACACCAATCGGCTTGCGCACGGTGTAATTCAGCGCGCGGCGACCGTCCGGCAATTCGGTCTCGAACGCTTCCAGCCCCGCGATTTTGATCACATCAGCAAACACTCGAAAGTTCGCGGCGGCGCGTGGCACATCCAGTCGGGAGGCCAGCGATAAGGGCTTGCCCGTGTCTGCGACCTCCGCCTGTACAAAGCAGTCAAAGCGCTTCTCAATTCCTTCCGCAATCTTGTAGAGAACAGTCGCTCGACCACGCGCGCCGAGTTTGCCCCACTCCCCATGCAGCGCCTTGCGCGCCGCAGCAACAGCTTCGTCCACCATCTCGGCTGACGCTTCCGTCACGGTGGCAGCAACACTTCCATCTGCGGGATTAATGTCCGCAAACCCCCGTTTGCCGGGCACGAAGCGTCCGCCAATGTAGCTGTGCAGCGACTTCAAAATGAGAACCCCTGATTGCGAGAAGCACCGGAATCTGGCTGCGAGATGCGCTGTTAAGAAATGTTATCAGCGTCGGAAGGCGAGTGCCACTTGCAGCACTTGGGCTATTTCGCTTTCGAGGCCGAATGTTCCTGCCAGAATTTCCAGGTCTCAGCGTTGATCTCATCCGCGAAGGCAAAGTAATCGTGGTCTGCCTTCGGCAGCTCACGATAATGCAGCGTGTACCCGCGAGCTTGCAGCATCTTCTGCGTCCTTCTCGTTTGCGCAATCGGGTACACGCGGTCCGCATCACCGATGTAAAGCGCGACCGGCACCTTGCGCTTTGCCTGGTCGAATATCGACGCATATTGATCTTCAACGCCATTGGCAAAAATCGCGCCGCCGGCGTAGGACTCCGCATCGAGCGTGATCACATCGAATGCGAGGTAGCCGCCCATCGAATAGCCGAAGACGTAGACCTTCTTGGCATCGAACTTCGCGTGCGTCAGCGCGTCATCAAGCACGCAATGGAATACTGCAGGTGCGACGCCTTCAAACTTCTCATCCCGAGGCAGCGAAGGTGCGATCAGCGCAATCCCATTCTTTTTTGCGAAAGCTGCCCACGCTTCGATCATCGAATCGGGGCTGCCCCCAGCGCCGTGCAGCAGAAGAATCGCCGGTTGCATTTCGTACCCGGTACTGAATAGAACATAGTCGTAATGCGCCCCTTTGCAGTTCGCCTTGACGTGTGAAACGTCCGCGGCGAGAGCCGCAATTGGCAGGGACGCAAGCAGACAGATCATTGAATTCCGCAACGAGAACACCGGCGCATTCTACCCTCACGCGAGCGACCTCGCATTTGCTAAGCTGGTTGCTTCGGCATTTCTTCCGCAGCGCGCTCCGGCGCGAATCCATTACAGGTACGAACCAAGTGGCAGACTTTCATGGCAGCTTCGAGTACGCCGGTCCGGACCGCGCCGTCCGGCAACAAGGCAATTGCCGCATTCAAATCGATCCCGAGCTATTCACTTGCTCGCCCGACCTCGGCACGCCCATCGTCTTCGATCTCGGCGACATTGACGCCATTCACACCGAACGTTTCACCATTCGCATTGCGCTCTACACCGGGTCAACTCTCACGCTGAATCAGCTCGGCCGCGACATGCAACCGCTGATCAGCGATCTCATGCCAAAGTTCCGCGACCGCATGGCGAAGTGCCTGCTTGTCGGCGATCTCGAAGAAGTAGATCGCTTCGAAGGTTCATTCCAACTGGAAAGCGTGGTTCAGAAGTGCCCGTCCTGCGGCGCCGCGACTACCTCATCGAAGTTCTGTCCGTCGTGCGGCAAGCCGACGCATCCGGAAGAGACTGCGCCAATGCAATGCCCAGGTTGCGGCGCAAGTGTGCAGGGCAAGAACTTCTGCCCTGAGTGCGGCGGGGCGCTGCGAGCTAACACCGCCGTCGCGCCGCACGGAGGCCCCGCGCAGATCCGTCTCTACAAGAGCAACGTCGGCGTGCTCGCCACGGAATCCCAGAGCTTTCAATGGCGTCTCGCAGATCTTGATGCGGTCAAGGCCGATCCGAAGACCTACCAGGCCGTCCTCGAGATCGGCTGCACCGCACTACGCATCAACGAACTAGGCAAGCGTACTGAAGATTTCGCGCGAAAAGTCCGCGAGACTACCAGCGAACTCCTCGCCAATGGGTCGAAAGCGCTGCACACCGCGTTCCCGTTCCTCAATCCCGACCAGCTTCAGTCGGTAGCACAACTCCTGCGCGAAGGCAGTTCCGCCCCGGTCACGAAGCTCGACGCGATCCATCCGCAGATGAGCGCCGCGCTGGAGAAGAATGCTGTTGACGCTACCCTCAAGCCCTACTACGACGACCTCGTAAAGCGCACCGCCCCCGGCTTGCTCTACGCCGGCTTCAAAATCATTCGTCCCGAAGACGAAGACCTCGCCGCCCCGAAAGAAGAAGCGGCGCCCGAAGATCAGGCTCCCGGCGATGCCGATGGTGCTCCCGCTGCCGACGCCGCTGGCCCGGCTACTCTCTACTGGTTCTTTTTCCCGCTCTCCACAAAGCCCGGCAGCGCTGATCTTGCCAATGCCGTCGCGTGGGAAGCCAGCTCTGCCTCCGGCCGTGCCACCTACTTCTTCCGCCTCTTCGATCGCGCCGAGAAAGCCAGGTTGCAAGATCCTCTAGCTGTCGCCGATTCCATCCGTCGCCTCAACTCGGTCCTAGGCACGCTCAACTTCCGCCGCCGACCGATCTACCTCAGCGACGCCGAACTCAACACCGACCCTCGCTTCCATCGCTATGCCATCGCTGCGCGTCGCATCCCGGAGTTGCGCCAGGTGCGCGCCAGCCTGCTCGGGCGCGCCATCCACAGCAGCTTCGACGCATGGCAGACCCAGGTCGCCAACCTCCTCGATAAGGCATAAATCCGCTTCGTCGCCGCGTGGTTTTCTGTTACATCTTTAAGATGGCGACCCACACTCCGCATCGGCCCGCCGCGTCTGTAACGCTCGAATCCATCGAGCAGGCGCGCGCCCGCATTCGCGCCGATGTTTACTTCTCCCCCTGCAACCACTCGCACTCAATCTCCAAGATCGCCGGCCAGCGCGTATACCTGAAGCTCGAAAATCTCCAGATGACCGGTTCCTTCAAGGAACGTGGCGCGCTCAACAAAATTCTCACGCTCTCCAACGACGAGAAGCAGCGTGGCGTCATCGCAGCCAGCGCTGGCAATCACGCGCAAGGTGTCTCGTTCCACGCCACGCGCCATGGCATTCGCGCCCGCATCGTCATGCCGATGATGACGCCTTTGGTTAAAGTCAATGCCACGCGCGGCTACGGCGCCGAAGTCATCCTCCATGGCGCCGACTACGACGAAGCTTACGAAGAAGCTTGCCGCCTCGCCGCCCTCGAAGGCCTCGTATTCATTCATCCTTTTGACGATCCGCAGGTCATCGCCGGGCAGGGAACCATCGCGCTCGAATTGCTCGAGCAAGCGCCCGACATGGAAGCTGTCGTCGTGCCCATCGGCGGCGGAGGTCTTATCAGCGGCATCGCTTGCGCATTGAAATCCCTGCGTCCGGATATCCGCGTCATCGGCGTGCAGGCCGCGCGTATGCCTTCCATGCAAAGTGCATTGCAAGCGCACAAGGCGGTCACCATTGATTCGAACACCACTATCGCTGATGGCATCGCTGTCCGCCGATCCGGCGATCTCACTGTCCATCTCGTCGAAAGCTACGTCGACGAACTCGTCGTCGCCGAAGAAGAAGAAATTGCCAGCGGCATCCTCACCCTGCTCGAACGCGAGAAGACTCTCGCCGAAGGCGCCGGCGCCGCAGCAGTCGCCGCCCTGTTACACCACAAAACTTCGCTGAAAAATGAAAAGACCGTTGCCCTCGTTTGCGGCGGCAACATCGACGTCTCGTTGCTGGCCCGCATCATCCAGCGCGGTCTTGCCAAAGACGGCCGCCTCGTCCGGCTGCAGATCCATCTCTCCGATCGTCCCGGCTCGTTGCATCAACTTACGCGCCTACTTACCGTGCATCAGGCCAACATCGTCGAATTACACCATGACCGCACCTACTATGGCGTGAACCTCGGCGACACCATGATTGACGTCACCCTGGAGGCTCGCGGGGAGGAGCAGATCCAGCAGATCCTCCACGGCCTGCGGCAGGAGGGTTATAGGCATGAGCGCATTGTGTAAGCCGCTTTACAGTTGCGTAAATTCCCTCATAACTTCGGTTATCTGTGCTACTGTATGTCCCCCGAGCTAGCATTTCTCCAGTATTTTCTTGCTCGGGGTCTTCCAGATGTCTGCCTCTGAACCAGCGCTTTCGTCCGCACCTTCGCCATCGCCTACGCCGGTGTTTACCACCGATGAGATGCTCAGAACCATGCTGAAAGTCTCTGAAAAGGTCAGCGACCTGATCTTCTCGCCCGGGCGTGCTCCGCAGGTGGAACTGAACAGCGCTCTCGTCGCGGTGCCAGGATTGCCGACATTAATGCCCGTGGACACACGGCGAATCGCCGGCGATTTGATGGGTAATAACGAACAAGCGACAACTTCGTTGAGGGAGAAGGGTTCGGCCGATCTCTCCTATAGCCTTGCGCGTGAATCGCGATTCCGTGTGAACATCTTTTCGCAGCGCGGCAGTTACGCCATCGTGATGCGCGTCATCCCGCACAGCGTGCCCACATTCGAGCAGTTGAACCTGCCGCCACAACTGGCCGACATTACCAAGCTGATCAACGGCATCGTCCTGGTCACGGGCCCCACCGGATCAGGTAAGAGTTCCACCCTGGCGGCGATCATCAACAAGGTCAACTTGGAGAAGGCGTGGCACATCGTCACCATTGAGGATCCGATCGAGTTTCTTCACCCTCATAAGCAGTGCACCATTCACCAACGAGAGTTGCATAGCGACACGCCGAGCTTTGCCCTCGCTCTGCGCGCTGCGCTGCGCCAGGCGCCAAAGGTCATCCTGGTCGGCGAAATGCGCGATCGTGAAACCATGGAGATTGCACTCGAAGCCGCGGAAACCGGCCACCTCGTCATGTCAACTCTCCACACCACCGACGCCTCCAAAACCGTGGAGCGCATCATCGGCACCTTCCCGATTTCCGACCAGCACATTATTCGAATCCGCTTAGCGAAGAGTTTCCGCTACATCATTTCGCAGCGTCTTATGCCGAAGAAGGATAAGACCGGACGCGTGGCTGCCATCGAGATTCTCAAGTCCACCATCCGCACTCGCGAGTACGTAGAGAAAGGCGAGAACGAAGGCAAGACCTTGCTCGACGCCATGCGCGATGGCGACCTCGACGGCATGCAGTGTTTCGACGACGTGATCGAGCGCATGATCCGCGAAGGTGTGGTCGACATTGATACTGGCCTCGGATACTCCACCAACCCCGGCAACCTGCGCCTCCAGTTGGCGGACCTGATTGATGCTCAGCGCGCCGCGGAATCTGAATTCGAACCATAATCGCTCGTCGCGCACGCATCTAACCCGTCAGAGGGTCGCGGTGTCCGAAGATCAGCAAACAGGAATCATTCGCAAACTTTTGCCGTTCACCAGCGCTGCCGTCGTGATTGCGCTTCTCTATGTCGGCTACGTCTTCTATTCGCGCCATCAGGCTGAGAAAGACGCCGAACAGAAGCTCACCGATCAGCAGGCCGCCGACGTGCGTAAAACCTCTGAAGCCTACGGCGGCAATGAGCTGAAGATTCTCACTTTCTATGCCACCGCAGGTCCTATCCGTCGCGGCGAAACCACGCAGCTCTGTTACAGCGTCTCCAATGCCCAGAGCCTGAAGATCGAACCCGATGTCCATGACGTCCCGGTGTCTTACAGCAATTGCGTAAAGGTCTCGCCCACCAAAGACACCACTTATGTGCTATCTGCAACAAGCGCAAAGGGCAAAACGGACACCGCCGAGTTAACAATTCCCGTCCGCTGATCAGTACTACTTCTTGTAGTCGTTTACGGTTCTCTACAGACTGTGAGCTCCTGCCATTTTCGTTAACGCCTGTCGAAGCATATGCCGTTCCTTGCTTCCTCCGCCGGGGAGTGTTGCTTGACTCATCGTCTCTTGCGTACCGCGCTCGTCTGCGTTTCGTTCGTCTCGATTTTCGGAGTTCTCACCTCTGCCCAGGAATTTCGCGGCGGACTAGCTGGTAGGGTCCAGGACGCCTCTGGCGCCCGCGTCGCCGCAGCCCACGTCCAGGTGCAGGCTCCAGAGTCTTCCGTGCAACGCGAGACCGCCACAGACGCAAGCGGCAACTTCCGCTTCAGCGATCTTCCCGTCGGACGCTACCAGGTGACCGTCAACGCGCAGGGTTTCGGTGTCGCGACCTCCGAAGTCGCGGTGCTGGTCGGCTCAACCCGCGATGTCTTCGTGACCCTCCATCCGCCTTCGGTGAAGGAGAGTGTCGCGGTCTCCGGTGAAGCATCCTCCATCACCATGCAGCCCCTCGATACCTCAAGCCCCGTCCACCAGGCGGTGGTCTCGGCACATGATCTCGAGGAACTCCCGCTCGCCAACCGCAGCTTCGCCAACATGGCGTATCTCGCACCCGGCACCCAGCCCATCGAACCCAGCGACCCGACCAAGGCACGCATCACCGCCGTCGGCACCGGTGGCAGTTCCGGGTTGAATAACGAGAACTCCGTGGACGGAGGCGACAACTCCGACGATTACATCGGCGGCTTCCTCCAGAACTTCTCCACCGACAGCATCCAGCAGTTCGCCTTCCGCGTCGCGCAGGAAGACGCCGACACTGGCCGCACGACCGGCGGCTCCGTCGTCATTACAACCAAGCGCGGCACCAACGACTGGCACGGCCTATTCGGCTTCTACGACCGCACCTCTGGCCTCACCGCTCGCTACCCCATCGACAATCCTGAGCCCAACCCGAAGCAGCCTTTCTCGCGCCAGAACTACATCTTCAACGGCGGCGGGCCGATTAAGAAAGACAAGCTCTGGGGTTTCGGATCGTTGGAATACGTCCACGAGCGCGCCAGCATCGCGTACAGCAACGACAGCCTCGCACAGTTCAACGCGCTGGCCTCGCTCGCGCAGGCCGGCTATATTCCCGGCGCTCCCGATATCGCCGTTCCGCCCTATGTCATCACTCCCTTTAACGACTACATCGGCGATGCCCGTCTCGATTGGGCGCAATCCGATCATTCGCAGTGGTTCTTGCGCGGCGCCACCGACCGTTACACCACCGAGAACGACATGGTGCAGCAGGGCACGCTCCCGTCGGTCGGCGCCACGACGCGTTCGCTCTACTGGAATTTCGCGCTTAACAACCAGTACCAGTTCTCGAACACCTGGCTCGGTTCCTTCACTTTCGACGCTTCCATCCTGCATCGCACCGTCAATCGCAACCAGTACTACGGCTTCTCGCTCGACTTCCCATTCACCACCACGCCCAGCGTCATCACCGGCGCCGACACCTTCGGCGACAACTCCTTCGTAACGCCGATCACTGCCTTCCCAGTCCTGCGTAACCAGCAGAAGTATCAGTTCCGCTACGATCTTTCCCACTCGACGCCGAAGCACACCATGAAGTTCGGTGTGAACTTGATCCACGAGCCGGTCATTGGGGGAGTATTGGCCTCACAAGCCGAAACCGTCATCGCTTACTCGCAGAATCCCGTGGACTACGCGGCCAACCCTGCCAGTTTCGCGTTTACGTCGGCGTATCTCACCAATCCTGATACCTGCAACGAAAACGCTCTCGATCCCGACACGGTTTGTACCGCGACGCCTGCGGGCGATGGGAGTTTTTGGCAGAACGTGCAGCGCCTGGGCATCTACGCCGAGGACATCTGGCGCGTGACCCCGCACCTCACGCTGAACTACGGCCTGCGTTGGGACACAACCTTCGGCCTCTTCGACGTGGGTGGCCGCAGCCAGAACGCGAACGTCGCCCTGCAAACCATTGCCTACCCGCAGTACAACGGCGTCCCGCTCGACAACCGCAAGCAGTTTGGTCCGCGCGTCGGCGCCATTTATTCACCGGGAGATAGCGGCAAACTCGTTCTTCGCGCTGGCTTTGGCATGTTCTACAACGATCTCGCGCAAAACGGCTGGGTGGATGCGTTGATGGCCGTTAACCCCGGCAATGCCAACGTCAACAGCACCGGCGCGATCATCGACCCGCACTACCACACGCCCTACGCCATCGACGCTAGCGCCGGCGTGGAATACGCCTTCGATCAAGACTGGATGGGTGCCGTCGAATTCACGCACCAGACCGGCATGCACGGCTATCGTCGCTACGACTATCCCGATGTCTCAGTCTTCCGCAGCGACAATCGCTCCGCCTACGACGGCCTCGTCCTGCGCGTACAGGGCAACGTCTCCAAGCACTACAGCCTGACTGCCCACTACACCTTTGCCAAGGCCCAGACCTGGGGCTGCCAACTCGGCGAACTCTTTGACTACGTGAACGGCGTCTGCGACCCCTTTAACGCCTTTGGCCCGGGGGACTACGGTCCAGCCGGTGAAGACGTACGCCACCGCTTCGTGCTCGCAGGCACATGGCACGCCCCGCTCGGCATCGAGCTTTCCACCATGACGCAAGCCGAGAGCGGTCGCCCCTTTACCATTACGAATCCCGACGGCTCCGGCCGCGCCGTCATTAACG
This window encodes:
- a CDS encoding TonB-dependent receptor translates to MTHRLLRTALVCVSFVSIFGVLTSAQEFRGGLAGRVQDASGARVAAAHVQVQAPESSVQRETATDASGNFRFSDLPVGRYQVTVNAQGFGVATSEVAVLVGSTRDVFVTLHPPSVKESVAVSGEASSITMQPLDTSSPVHQAVVSAHDLEELPLANRSFANMAYLAPGTQPIEPSDPTKARITAVGTGGSSGLNNENSVDGGDNSDDYIGGFLQNFSTDSIQQFAFRVAQEDADTGRTTGGSVVITTKRGTNDWHGLFGFYDRTSGLTARYPIDNPEPNPKQPFSRQNYIFNGGGPIKKDKLWGFGSLEYVHERASIAYSNDSLAQFNALASLAQAGYIPGAPDIAVPPYVITPFNDYIGDARLDWAQSDHSQWFLRGATDRYTTENDMVQQGTLPSVGATTRSLYWNFALNNQYQFSNTWLGSFTFDASILHRTVNRNQYYGFSLDFPFTTTPSVITGADTFGDNSFVTPITAFPVLRNQQKYQFRYDLSHSTPKHTMKFGVNLIHEPVIGGVLASQAETVIAYSQNPVDYAANPASFAFTSAYLTNPDTCNENALDPDTVCTATPAGDGSFWQNVQRLGIYAEDIWRVTPHLTLNYGLRWDTTFGLFDVGGRSQNANVALQTIAYPQYNGVPLDNRKQFGPRVGAIYSPGDSGKLVLRAGFGMFYNDLAQNGWVDALMAVNPGNANVNSTGAIIDPHYHTPYAIDASAGVEYAFDQDWMGAVEFTHQTGMHGYRRYDYPDVSVFRSDNRSAYDGLVLRVQGNVSKHYSLTAHYTFAKAQTWGCQLGELFDYVNGVCDPFNAFGPGDYGPAGEDVRHRFVLAGTWHAPLGIELSTMTQAESGRPFTITNPDGSGRAVINGVTTTMDQFRGRPYFQVDLRVSRPFHIQERWQVTPFFEMFNLFNRNNPGAFYRANMADLPVNDPDNATAICLNADCSQTKPITSPNQLRIPAGAFGDFFGPGTTVGIPFSGQFGVRVSF